The window AGTACCGGGCCCAGGAAAACCTGGTGCGCATCTGCGCCGAGCACCAGGTCGAATTGCTGCTGTTCCACGGCCGTGGCGGCACGGTGGGCCGCGGCGGTGGCCCGGCCCACGCGGCGATCCTGTCGCAGCCACCGGGTTCGGTGGCGGGGCGCTTCCGCACCACCGAGCAGGGCGAGATGATCCGCTTCAAGTTCGGCTTGCCGGGTATCGCCGAGCAGAACCTGAACCTGTACCTGGCTGCGGTGCTGGAAGCCACCTTGTTGCCACCGCCACCACCGCAGCCGGCCTGGCGCGAGGTGATGGACCAGCTTGCCGCCGATGGCGTCAAGGCCTACCGCGGCGTGGTGCGGGAGAACCCCGATTTTGTCGAGTACTTCCGCCAGTCGACCCCGGAGCAGGAACTGGGGCGCCTGCCGCTGGGCAGCCGACCGGCCAAGCGCCGCGCCGGTGGCATCGAAAGCCTGCGGGCCATCCCGTGGATCTTCGGCTGGACCCAGACCCGCCTGATGCTGCCAGCCTGGCTTGGTTGGGAAACGGCATTGAACAATGCCCTGGCCCGTGGCCAGGGTGAACTGCTGGCGCAGATGCGCGAGCAATGGCCGTTCTTCCGCACCCGCATCGACATGCTCGAGATGGTGCTGGCCAAGGCCGATGCGCAGATCGCCGAGGCCTACGACGAACGTCTAGTGCAACCGCACCTGCTGCCTTTGGGTGCGCACCTGCGCGACCTATTGTCGCAGTCGTGCCAGGTGGTACTGGGCCTTACCGGGCAGCCGGTGCTACTGGCGCACAGCCCCGAGACGCTGGAATTCATCAGCCTGCGCAATACCTACCTGGACCCGTTGCACCGCCTGCAGGCCGAGTTGCTGGCCCGCTCGCGCAGCCGCGAAGCCGCTCTGGACAGCCCGTTGGAGCAGGCCTTGCTGGTGACTGTGGCGGGTATTGCAGCCGGCCTGCGCAACACCGGCTGAGGGTAGGCCCGGGGCGCACAGGGCAGGTGCCGTGCGGGGGATGCAAGTGGGCGAAGAGGGTGGTTGCGCCGGGCGCAACCGCCTGCCAGGCCAGCCGTAGGTGGCGCAATCCTGCAACTTTGGGACGCTTGTCTGGCTGCCGGGCGCTGTGTATCTTGAGCAGCCTTCTGACCGATTTATGGTCATACCCGATTTTCCGGACTTGGCCCTGGTCGCCGAATCCATTGAATTTCATAACAAAATTTGAGGAGCACGAGATGCGCGTAATTCTGCTGGGAGCTCCCGGGGCCGGTAAAGGTACTCAGGCAAAGTTCATCACCGAAAAGTTCGGTATCCCCCAGATCTCCACCGGTGACATGCTGCGTGCCGCCGTCAAGGCCGGTACCCCGCTGGGCCTGGAACTGAAGAAAGTCATGGATGCCGGCCAGCTGGTCTCCGACGAGTTGATCATCAGCCTGGTCAAGGAGCGCATCGCCCAGCCTGATTGCGCCAAGGGCTGCCTGTTCGACGGCTTCCCACGCACCATCCCGCAAGCCGAAGCCATGGTCGCTGCCGGTGTCGACATCGACGCCGTGGTCGAAATCGCCGTGGACGACGAGGAAATCGTCGGCCGCATGGCTGGCCGCCGCGTGCACCTGGCTTCGGGCCGCACCTACCACATTCAGTACAACCCGCCGAAAGTGGAAGGCAAGGACGACGAGACTGGTGAAGACCTGATCCAGCGTGATGACGACAAGGAAGAGACCGTTCGCCATCGCCTGTCGGTTTACCACAGCCAGACCAAGCCGCTGGTGGACTTCTACCAGAAGCTGTCGGCGGCCAATGCCGGCAAGCCGAAGTACAGCCACATCGAAGGCGTCGGCTCGGTCGAAGCCATCACCGCCAAGGTCCTGGCAGCCCTGAGCTGATCCAGCGCCTGACGCACCTCGACAACGGCCCGCTTGCGGGCCGTTGTCGTTTTTGGCCCTGTTGCCACATGCGATCCCTGTAGGAGCGGCCTTGTGTCGCGATGGGGCGCGCAGCGGCCCCAAAAAACTTAGCTTCGCCGCGAAAATTGCAGGGGCCGCTTTGCGGCCCATCGCGACACAAGGCCGCTCCTACAGGGACGGCGCCAGCCGAGCGGGCAATGGCCGCACAGCGGCCCCTTGCGGACACAACGCCGCGGCTGCTCTATACTGCCGCTCTTTTCCCCCTAGTACCTGGATACCCGTTCGATGACCACCCTGCTGGCCCTGGATACCGCTACCGAAGCCTGTTCCGTCGCACTGCTGCATGACGGCAAGGTAACCAGCCATTACGAGGTGATCCCGCGCATGCATGCCCAGAAGCTGCTGCCGATGATCAAGCAGCTGCTGGCCGAATCCGGCGTGGCGCTGAATGCGCTGGATGCCATCGCCTTTGGCCGTGGCCCGGGCGCTTTCACCGGCGTGCGCATTGCCATCGGGGTGGTCCAGGGCCTGGCCTTCGCACTGGAGCGCCCGGTTTTGCCGGTGTCCAACCTGGCCGCACTGGCCCAGGGCGCGCTGCGTGAACACGGTGTACAGCAAGTGGCGGCCGCCATTGATGCGCGCATGGATGAAGTGTATTGGGGCTGCTACCAGGCCGCCGAAGGTGAAATGCGCCTGGTCGGCCAGGAGGCAGTGCTGCCGCCCGAGCAGGTGGCGCTGCCGGTGGGCAGCGCTGGCGAGTGGTTCGGCGCCGGTACCGGTTGGGGCTATGCCGAGCGCCTGGCGGTGCAGGTGGCCGCCAGCAATGCCAGTGCCTTGCCCAACGCCCTTGACATCCTCAGCCTGGCCAGCTTTGCCTGGGCACGCGGCGAGGCGATCGTTGCCGAACAGGCGCAACCGGTCTACCTGCGCGATAATGTAGCGACACCCAAGAAGCGCTGAGTGTTGTTCGTCGGTTATCGCCGATGACACTAAAACCTTTTGCGCGATCTGTGGTCCAGTTATCACTCGAGCATTAGCGATGGAACCCTGATGCTGCTAGATTGCCATCATTGGTTCTGAGTGCTCATGCCATGCGTATCGACGGTTTCTCATCACAGTCCTATCCGATCAAGCGCACGCCGCGCAAGGCAGCTGTGCGTGACGAGGCCATCGATGATGCCGAGGTGATCGAGGAGGTCGAGACCGCCCCTCAGGAAACCACCGCTCGCCGCCGCAGTGGTGGCCTGCCAGCACGCCAGCAGGACATGATCTTCCCCCGCGCCCGTGACCGCCGCACCGCTACCGCATTGGCCAGCTACCTGAGCACTGCCGGTTTTACCGACTGGGACATGGAAGTACTGGGGCTCGACCTGTACATTTAGTGGATGAGTCCATCACCACTGCCTTATTTTCTCGGTTGCCCGTCATGGAGCGAAAACGCCTGGCGCGACTACCTGTATCCCGCCGACGCCAACAGCGGTGAAATGCTCGGCTACTACAGCCAGGTGTTCAACGCCGTCGAGGGCAATACCACTTTCTACGCACGCCCCGCACCAGGCACTATTGCGCGCTGGGCGCAGATCATGCCCGAACACTTTCGCTTCACTGCCAAGTTCCCCCGGGACATCAGCCATGAAGGCGACCTGCGTGATCAGCTGGAACCGGCCTCTGACTTCACCCGCCTGATGGCCCCGTTGGGCCAGCGCGTAGCGCCATACTGGCTGCAGTTGCCGGCCCAGTTCAGCCCAGCACGGCTGGGCGAGCTTTGCCACTTCCTTGACGAAGTCGGAGTGCCGGTGGCCGTGGAGGTGCGTAACCAGGCTTTCTTCGCCAAGGGTGAAGAAGAGCGGTTGCTCAACCGCCTGCTGCATGAGCGCGGTGTGGAGCGTATCTGCCTGGACCCGCGCGCCTTGTTCAGCTGCACCTCTCGTGAACCTGCCGTGCTGCATGCGCAGGCGAAGAAGCCCAAAGTACCGCCTCGCCCGGCAGCCTTCACCCAGCACCCGCAGGTGCGCTTCATCGGCCACCCGCAGCTGGAGGCCAACGAGGCCTTTCTTACCCCCTGGGTGGACAAGGTCGCCGCCTGGATCGAGGAAGGCCGCAACCCCTACATCTTCCTGCACACCTCGGACAACCGATTGGCCGCGGCATTGGCCCAGCGCTTTCATCAACGCCTGATGCAGCGCCTGCCGGGCCTTGCCGCGTTGCCGGAATTGCCGCGCACCCCCGCGGTCGAACAATTGGGGCTACTCTGACCTTCCCCTGACTGCCGGAGGTTGAACCATGGATGTGCAAACCCTGCGAGCCGAAGCCTTCAAGGCCCTGCACGAGCGTGACAGCGCCTTCGTCATCCCCAACCCGTGGGATGCCGGCTCGGCCAAGTTGCTGGCCAGCCTGGGCTTCGAGGCGCTGGCCACCACCAGTGCAGGCCTGGCTTTCAGCCTGGGCCGTCCGGACGCCGAAGGCGCCTTGAGCCTGGACGATACCCTTGATAATGCCGGGGAGATCGTCGATGCCACCCCGCTGCCGGTGGCTGCCGACTTGGAGAACGGCTTTGGTGACCTGCCCGAAGATTGTGCCCAGACCATCCTGCGCGCTGCCGAGGCTGGCCTGGTAGGCGGTTCCATCGAAGATGCCAGTGGCCGCAGTGAAGCGCCCATCTACGACTCCGGGCTGGCCGTGGAGCGCATTCGTGCAGCTGTGCAGGCAGCGCGTAGCCTGTCGTTCCCGTTCACCCTGTGCGCCCGGGCAGAGAACCTGCTGCACGGGCGCATGGACCTGGACGACACCATCCTGCGCCTGCAGGCCTATGCCGAGGCCGGTGCTGATGTGCTGTACGCGCCAGGGCTGCGGACTGTCGAGGAAATCCGCGCGGTGGTGCAGGCCCTCGCGCCGCGGCCGGTGAATGTGCTGATGGGCATGGCGGGCGTGCCGCTGAGCGTCAACCAGTTGCAGGACCTGGGTGTACGCCGCATCAGCGTCGGCTCGTCGCTTGCCCGTGCCGCGTTGGGGGCCTTCCACCGTGCCGCGCTGGAGATTCGCGATGAGGGCACCTTCGGCTATGGGGAGCAGGCGCTGCCATTCGCCAAACTCAACGACCTGTTCCGCCGCTGATGAGGGCCGTGCTGGCGTTGCTGGCCAGCCTGTCGCTGCTTGCGGGGCTGGCCTGGCACCTGGGTTGGCGGCTGCCCGCCGCGTGGAACCCGTGGGCGCCGCTCGACGTGCGTCAGCCCCCCAACCTGCTGACCCCGTACAAGTTGTCTCGCCTTCGCGATGACCCGACGCTGTGTCGCCTGGCACTTCAAACCAGCCAGCTGCGCTACCGGGCACAAGCCGACAGTTCGGCTACTGCCAACTGCCCATTGCGGAACGTATGGCGTATCGACGGTGGTCAGGCGCGGCTCGGCGGCAGCTTCCTGGCCAGTTGTCCGTTGGCAGTGGCGTATGCACTGTTCGAAAACCATGGGCTGCAGCCTGTGGCGCAACGGGTGTTGGGGCAGCCGGTGGTTCAGATCGACCACCTGGGCAGTTTTGCCTGCCGCAATGTCTACCACCGCAAGCAGGGCCGGCTGAGCCAGCACGCCACGGCCGATGCCCTGGACATCAGTGGCTTTCGCCTGCGGGACGGCCAGCGCATCGTCCTTGCGCGGGACTGGCAGGCGGGCGGGCAGAAAGCGGAATTCCTTCGTCAGGTGCAGCGGGCGGCCTGTGACAGCTTCAGCACGGTACTGGGGCCGGACTACAACGCTGCACACCACAACCACTTTCATATGGACATGGGCCGCTGGCAGATCTGTCGCTGAGCGTGGGCGCGTTCAGGCGTGGGCGCGCACATTGTTAAGCACCACCGGGCGTGCCCAGTGGATGTCGAACTCCAGGTCGTTCTGTTGCTTGGCCAGGGTGGCGTCATCGAACGGTTCGGGCGCCGGGTCCAGCAGGTGGGTCTCGAACTCGGCGATCGGCAGGAACAGCGAGCGCGGAGCAGGGCCGGGGCCGGGCTCGGCAATCGGGTGACCTTGGCTCATCACCACCGGGCGTAGCCAGCTGTTGCTGATATCGAGCTGGCGCTGCTGCTCGATCAGCTCGACTGCGCTGAACGGCTCGGGGGCGGGCGGCAGCAGGTTGGCTTCGAGTTCTGCCTTGGGCAGGAACAGTGGCTCGGGCGGTGCCACGATGGTGTCATGCACCGGGCAGGCACGCTGGGCGTCGATCAGGGCTAGCGCCCGGGCGCCGCCGATCGGCTCGCCACTGCTCTGGTCGTATTGCACGAACGACTGGCTGACGCTGTCTACGGGCTCTTCCTGCTGCTCGGCCATGGCCCGGGCAAAGAAATCCTGCCACAGGTGGCTGACGCCCCCGAGTGCCTGGGTGTTGTGCTGACTGTAGTTGCCGACAGGCGACAGGTAGGTCAAGCCGATGGGAAGAGTATCTGACATGGCAGTCGCGCGCGTTGTGCTCTGGCAGAATAGCGGGATATTGCCTGTATCGGCCGAAGTAGCCGATACATTAACGGCTGGGTTCAATTTCTAGGTGTGAATGATGGAAGAGCAGGGCACAGGTATCCGGGTCGAGGCGCTGTCGGCTGAATTCGAGGCGCAAGCCGCTGCGTGGGCCGAGCGCCTTGAGCTGCCGCTGCAGGACGATGCTGCCGGGTTCGCCGTGCAGGTGGGCGTTGATGGCTTGCAGATCCAGCAATTGGGCCCGCAGGCCCCGGGGCCGGTGCGGGTGGACTTTGTCGAAGGCCAGGCCGCGCACCGGCGCATGTTCGGTGGTGGCAACGGGCAGATGATCGCCAAGGCGGTGGGCATTGCCCAAGGCGTGCGTCCGCAGGTACTGGATGCCACTGCCGGGCTGGGCAAGGACGCGTTCGTGCTGGCCAGCCTGGGCTGCCAGATGACCCTGATCGAGCGCCAGCCGCTGATTGCCGCGCTGCTGGAGGACGGCCTGGCGCGGGCCCGTGCGGATGAAGAGGTGGGACCGATCGTGGGGCGCATGCGCCTGCTGACCGGCAACGCCATCGAGCGCATGCGCGCCTGGGAAGGCGAGGCGCCACAGGTGATCTACCTCGACCCGATGTTCCCGCACCGGGACAAGAGTGCGCTGGTGAAGAAGGAAATGCGTGTGTTCCGCCCGTTGGTCGGTGATGACCTGGATGCCCCGGCCCTGCTCGAAGCCGCCCTGGCGCTGGCCAGCCACCGGGTGGTGGTGAAGCGGCCGCGCAAGGCGCCGATCATCGACGGGCCGAAGCCGAGCCACAGCCTGGAGGGCAAGTCGAGCCGGTATGACATTTACCCGAAGAAAGCGTTGAGAGGCTGATCGCAACTGCGAGATCATCTTGTCAGTCTGGCCTCAATGCTAGTCCATGCGGATTTTTGCTACTTCCTTGTCGATGTAATTACCTGTGCATTTATCGAGTTGTTCCGAACGTGGCTCTCTTCTGGGCCACGTAGACGACGGCTGATCCCGCCTTTTGTAGAAATTAGAAGAGGTAGAGGCACCGTTGCTACTGTATTTTGCCTTAAGTTTTTCAAATCTTTCTGTTACATCTTCAAAGATTGCTGCCGCGTTGACGTATTGTGCTTTTCCATTGAATTCGTCACGCGTAAGGCTCGTTAAAATGGATTCTTGGGAAGTGGCGTTGAGGATTCTATTTTTACCTATTGTTCTTATTTCGGGGGATTGGGATATTGCCTCCTTCATCCCTTTAACTTTTTGGGCTGCAAAGTGTCGTGTAAGTATTTTGTATTCTCGGGATGTCAAACTGGGGTTGTTCTCGTACAGGCGAAGAATGATGTTTTTTGCGCGGTATCCTCCGGTCACGAATTTTAGTATCGAAAACATACCGCTAGGATCCGATCTGTTAATGGGATCATTGGTACAGTAAGCGTAAGCATTGATTCCCCCTTTTTCGAATGGGGACAAGCTATCTGCACTGTGAAAGCGCATCAGTCCCACGTTGAACAAGCGATGGCCATTACCGAGCAGGTAACCGATGGCTGAGGGTAGCCAGGTTTGCCCGGTAAAGCGGGACAGTACCTGGTAAGAGGCCGGTAAACTGTCATTGCCATAAGGGCTGTAGGCAATGGCCGTTTGGCTTCCTGCATGGGCGGTAACTGTCGACGCTTGGGCATCGGTGGCCAAAAGCTGTGTTGGCGTGGTTTGGTTGGTCGTTTCGCACAGATTCTGGTGGTTGGCGCTGACGACTGTGAAATGAGCACTGCCTGAGTGCACTGTCGAGAGTTTGCTGCCCTTGTAAAAAAGTTTGAGTGTTTGCATGGACATGGTCGCGTTCTATTGCGGACGAGTACATGAGAGTCTGTCAGGAGGGGGGCTGGTCAGATACTGGCAAAAATGTCAGGTAGTGCGCCGGTTGGGGCGCAGTAACTGGCATACGGGGTTCTACAAAGTGACCGCGTATGCCAGAAGGTGCTTTCAGGGTAGGTAAGCTCGCAAGAATACCCCCACCACCTCGCGCACATGCGCTTCTGCCTCGTCACCTTCCAGCGGCCCGGCACACCCCAGCAGCAACCGATAATCCGGCGCGCCCTTGACCAGGCAGAAGAAGTGTTCGGCAGCTCGCAGCGGGTTTTCGATGCGCAGCAGCCCGCGCTCATGCGCCCCGCGCAGCAAAGCTTCCATCCCCGCCAGCACGCGCTTGGGCCCGGCTTCGTAGAAGTACTCGCCAAAGCTCGGGTCGAGGCTGCCCTGGGCCATGATCAGGCGGCTCAGTTTGACCGCTTCATCGCTGCTGATCAGCGCCTGGAAACCACGGGCAATGGTCAGCAGTACCTCTTCTACCGGCACACCGTCGGGGTACTCGAACAGCAGGTCGGGCAACTGGATCTGGCAGGTTGCCATGACCGCCGAGCCGAAAAGCGTCTGCTTGTCGGTGAAGTGGCTGTATACGGTGAGCTTTGAAACACCTGCCGCCGCAGCGACCGCATCCATGCTGGTGTTGGCGTAACCGAGGCTGAGGAAAAGGGCTTTGGCTGCTTCGAGAATTGCCTCGCGTTTGGCCAGGTCCTTGGGCCGGCCCGGGCCGATGGGTGCGTCGTTGGACATTGTGGTCTGCATCTGGTTGGAGAAACACCATCTTAACGGTTCAGGCGCCATCCGGCTAAAGCCTGCGGGGAAAACCTGTGTGGCGGTAAATTGACGAGATAATTTTAACGTGTGTAACTTCGCGCCATTCGTCGATTAGTTGACTTTTCGTCGCATGCAGGAGTGCCCTCATGGGGGCGCCCGATGAGCCCAAGACATTGATTTTCAGGGGCGGGACGGGGTGAGCATGGCTCCCATCCACAGGGGGCTTGAGGTGCTGCCTGCCGGCGCGAGGGACTGGCAGCAGGCAAGGTTCGCCTAGACTCCACCGAAGGGTCTGTAGGAAAAGGCTTACAAGGGGAGGACATGGAACGTTTTTCATGGGAGACAGTAGGAGCAGCCTTGTGCTGCGAAGAGGCCGGTACAAGCAATAGAGAGGCTTTGTCAGTACCGGCCTCTTCGCAGCACAAGGCTGCTCCTACAGAACCTCGCCGAACCAATGAGTCATGTTTTGTTATATGAGCCGGCTTGCCGTCGATGGGCCGCAAAGCGGCTCCACTTCGCTTAACTGACTGGCATTGCGCTGCGAGGGTGGTTTCCAGGGCACCCTCGCAGGTTTCACGTACGCAGTGTTTCAGGCGCTGCCGTTGAAGATGTCGCTGTTGAAGATATCGACCCCGACCAGGGTGATGGTCGTCGTCTGCCCGCCGGATTCGGCAATGGAGATCCCGGTGATCGAGTTCATCAAGGAAACCGAGACCTGGCCTACGACGTCAAATTGCAGTTCAGTGCGACGCTGACGGACAAAGATGGCGACTCGGCGAGTAGCACGTTCGACGCCAACCTGTTCGCCAACGAATCGGGCAACGCACCGTTCGACTTCACCCTGGTTGGCACGACTGGCCAGCGCGATGCCTTCAACGTCGACCTGTCGACCGATCAGCTCCTCTACCAGGTCAGCGGGTTCGATGCTGGCGCGGGGCAACGAGACACGCTGGTGCCCAATGGTGATCCGAACGCCGTCGTCCAGTCGATCGACAACACTGGCGCAGACAGCATCTGTAGCGAGGCTTCGGTCGGGTCGGGTACCCCGAGTCCTATGCCTTCGGCAACCTGATCGGAACCGGAAGTATCCTGCCGCAATATGGGTTCTGGGACAGTACGATCGGCGCCGACGGCCTGGGGGCTACCGGTCTGGCCTTTGAGGTCGACGGCGGCCCCGTTCTCGACGAGTACGCGGTTGTGATCCTGTGTGGTGGTGTACTCGATCTTACGTCATTGACGACGGTCGGGTTCGCGGTGGTGAACATCAGGAACAGGTTCTGGCCGGAGGGGGCGTTGGCCAGGCTGAATAACAGGTCCTGACTGGTGCCGATGAACACCTTGTTCAGCAGATTGAGCGCGTCGTCGGAGTTGCTCGTGTCCGGATGCTTCAGCGGTTGGTATTCCACCGTCCAGATCTTGCCGCCGCTGACGGGCGATCCGGTTTCTTCGATATAGCCCGCGAAGATGATCGCGCCTGTTGGCCCGCCAGCCCGGCCCAGCACGATGTTGTTGTCTGCAACGAGGTCGTTTCGTCCAGCGTCACGCTCACACCTGTCGCGGTGATGATCGGCGCGCTGTCTGTGAACGAGGCCGTGGCCCTCACCACTGCCGGTTGTCGAGGCCTGACCACAGGCCTCTGTAATAGACCTCCACTATGGCGAAGCGCCATGAGCTGCGCATCGGCTGATACTCCTAGGCGGACTGGGAGTATCGGACTATACGGCCCTGGCGCCGGGAGCCCGAAGGCGCACGGTCACATGCCGTTCAACGCACGCCTGCCGTATTCGGCTGCAACCTCTTCCCGGCATCCGTTGCCTGACTTAATATACTCTCCAGTACAAATATTGAATGTGCCCTCCGCGAAAGGATTCATCATGTTGCGCCATGCCTTGTTCATTGCTCTGTCTGCCGCTGCCGCGCTGTTGCTGGCGGCGTGCGGCCAGGAAGCCGCTCCACCGGCTGCGCCACGCCCGGCGCTGGTGGTGCAGCCGCAGCCGGCCGAAGCCGCTGCCGACAGTTACCCCGGCGAAGTGCGTGCACGCTTCGAGCCGGAACTGGCTTTTCGCATAGGCGGCAAGGTCAGCAAGCGCCTGGTCGAGGAGGGGCAGCGGGTAAAGGCCGACCAGCCGCTGGCCGAACTGGACCCGCAGGATGTGCGCCTGCAACTGGAGGCCAACCGTGCCCAGCTGGCAGCCGCCGAGGCCAACCTGTCGCTGGTGCGCGCCGAGCGCGATCGCTACCAGAAGCTGCTGGACCGGCAAATGGTCAGCCATTCCCAGTTCGATAACGCCGAAAATCTCTACCGTGCCGGCCTGGCCCGGCTGAAACAGGCCAAGGCCGAGTTCGACGTGGCTGGTAACCAGGCTGAATATGCTGTGCTGCGCGCCCCGCAGGCCGGGGTGATCGCCAAGCGCCAGGTGGAAGTGGGCCAGGTGGTCGGCGCAGGGCAGACCGTGTTCACCCTGGCCGCAGATGGCGAGCGGGAAGTCGCCATCGGCCTGCCGGAGCAGCAGTTCGCCCGCTTTGCCGTGGGCCAGCCGGTGAGCGTGGAGCTATGGTCGCACCCGCAGGAGCGCTTCCAGGGGCGTATCCGCGAGCTGTCACCGGCTGCCGACCCACGTTCGCGCACTTTCGCTGCCCGTATTGCCTTTACCTCGGCCGCCACCCCGGCGGAGCTGGGCCAGAGCGCCCGGGTGTTCATCGCCCACGAAGGGCTGATCCCGCTGGCGGTGCCCCTGTCGGCAGTCACAGCGGAAAACGGCCAGGCCTACGTCTGGCGGGTCAACAAGGACAGCCGCCTGGAGCGGGCAGTGGTGCGCCTGGGGCCCTACGGCGCCGACAGCGTACCCGTGCTCGAAGGCCTCGCCCCCGGCGACTGGGTTGTCGCCGCGGGTGGCCATGTATTGCGCGAGGGCCAGGAGATACGCCCCGTGGACCGTACCAACCGCGTAGTGAACCTGACGGCCAAGGAGTAAGTCCCGATGGGTTTCAACCTTTCTGCCTGGGCGCTGCGCAACCGCCAGATCGTCCTGTTCCTGATGATCCTGCTGGCGGCCATTGGCGCCATGTCCTACACCAAGCTCGGCCAGAGTGAGGACCCGCCGTTCACCTTCAAGGCCATGGTCATTCGTACCCTGTGGCCCGGTGCCACCGCTGAGGAAGTGTCGCGTCAGGTCACCGAGCGCATCGAAAAAAAGCTGATGGAAACCGGCGAGTACGAGCGGATCGTCTCGTTCTCCCGCCCGGGCGAATCGCAGGTCACCTTCATGGCCCGCGACTCGCTGCATTCCAAGGACATCCCCGAGCTGTGGTACCAGATCCGCAAGAAGGTCGCGGACATCCGCCACACCTTGCCGCCGGAGATCCAGGGCCCGTTCTTCAATGACGAGTTCGGCACCACCTTCGGCAATATCTATGCACTGACCGGTGAGGGCTTCGACTACGCGGTGCTCAAGGACTATGCCGACCGTATCCAGATCCAGTTGCAGCGGGTCAAGGACGTGGGCAAGGTCGAGCTGATCGGGCTGCAGGACGAGAAAATCTGGATCGAGCTATCCAACGTCAAGCTGGCCACCCTCGGCGTGCCGCTGGAGGCCGTGCAGCAGGCCCTGCAGGAGCAGAATGCGGTCAGCACCGCCGGTTTCTTCGAAACGCCCAGCGAGCGCCTGCAACTGCGGGTGAGCGGGCGCTTCGACAGCGTCGAGCAGATCCGCCAGTTCCCCATCCGCATAGCTGAACGCACCTTCCGTATCGGCGATGTGGCCGAGGTGCACCGCGGCTTCAACGACCCGCCCGCACCGCGCATGCGTTTCATGGGCGAGGATGCCATTGGCCTGGCGGTTTCGATGAAGGACGGCGGCGACATCCTGGTGCTGGGCAAGGCATTGGAAAGCGAGTTCGAGCGCCTGGCACGCAGCCTGCCGGCCGGCATGGAACTGCGCAAGGTCTCGGACCAGCCGGCGGCGGTCAAGGCCGGCGTGGGCGAGTTTGTCCAGGTGCTGGTCGAGGCGTTGGTCATCGTGCTGCTGGTGAGTTTCTTCTCGTTGGGCCTGCGCACGGGGCTGGTGGTGGCGCTGGCCATCCCGTTGGTGCTGGCCATGACCTTCGCCGCCATGCACTACTTCGGTATCGGCCTGCACAAGATCTCCCTCGGCGCGCTGGTGCTGGCCT of the Pseudomonas asiatica genome contains:
- a CDS encoding efflux RND transporter periplasmic adaptor subunit — protein: MLRHALFIALSAAAALLLAACGQEAAPPAAPRPALVVQPQPAEAAADSYPGEVRARFEPELAFRIGGKVSKRLVEEGQRVKADQPLAELDPQDVRLQLEANRAQLAAAEANLSLVRAERDRYQKLLDRQMVSHSQFDNAENLYRAGLARLKQAKAEFDVAGNQAEYAVLRAPQAGVIAKRQVEVGQVVGAGQTVFTLAADGEREVAIGLPEQQFARFAVGQPVSVELWSHPQERFQGRIRELSPAADPRSRTFAARIAFTSAATPAELGQSARVFIAHEGLIPLAVPLSAVTAENGQAYVWRVNKDSRLERAVVRLGPYGADSVPVLEGLAPGDWVVAAGGHVLREGQEIRPVDRTNRVVNLTAKE